From the Opitutaceae bacterium genome, one window contains:
- a CDS encoding monovalent cation/H+ antiporter complex subunit F: MNPPSPDSFDPLAVALPVAAVLLVISLALVLWRLWRGPTTANRILALDLFGGCSLAVMVWVTISSKQLLYLDAVLALAIVGFVSTAMLSRCLAKGDDK, from the coding sequence ATGAATCCGCCATCGCCAGACTCTTTTGATCCCCTGGCCGTTGCGCTTCCCGTCGCAGCGGTCCTTCTCGTGATCAGCCTCGCGCTCGTGCTCTGGCGGCTTTGGCGCGGTCCCACCACGGCGAACCGCATCCTTGCCCTCGACCTCTTCGGGGGTTGCTCCCTGGCTGTGATGGTCTGGGTGACCATTTCCTCCAAGCAACTCCTTTACCTCGATGCGGTGCTCGCGCTCGCAATTGTGGGATTCGTCTCGACGGCCATGCTCTCGAGGTGCCTGGCGAAAGGAGACGACAAATGA
- a CDS encoding class I mannose-6-phosphate isomerase — translation MRTPNYDKFPTLSVPAPFDQEAWKGWTEICGQLLSSLNATGKARPVVAVECYPGVHCNQVLEELASGLGAAAVITTRDWFLPEEEINRLLAPYIGGDDPVFGYLCTRLEMNDLLVPDCQARAARAIGSACPGPILIVGPGASIAAPEADLLVYADMPRWEGQLRQRRNEVSNLGLQNHTQKASLKYRRSFFADWRIADRLKRRTMSAWNFLLDTTLPAEPKLCSGAAHLAALWQATRQPFRVVPFFDPGPWGGQWMKEVCQLDPKAPNYAWCFDCVPEENSLLLAFSRGLTLEIPSLNLVFRHPRELLGDPVHGRFGAEFPIRFDFLDTMGGGNLSFQVHPDTEYAHAHFGLRYTQDESYYILDAAPGAEVYLGRTDGCEPSALLRSLEDAQSGKAPFDDKRFAARHAAAKHDHFLIPAGTLHCSGAGSMVLEISATPYIFTFKLWDWGRLGLDGKPRPIHLDHGRNVIRWERDATYARNHLINQFENLRSGSGWREERTGLHEAEFIETRRHWFTGVTPHDTGGVAHGSVNVLNLVEGDEAVVESPTGAFAPFTVHYAETFIVPAAVGEFTIRPSVGSPRECATMKAFVRHKA, via the coding sequence GTGCGCACGCCAAACTACGACAAGTTCCCCACCCTCTCCGTCCCGGCTCCCTTTGACCAGGAGGCATGGAAGGGTTGGACTGAGATTTGCGGCCAACTCCTCAGCTCCCTGAATGCCACCGGAAAGGCGAGACCCGTTGTGGCAGTGGAATGCTACCCAGGGGTGCATTGCAACCAGGTTCTCGAGGAACTCGCCTCCGGCCTGGGCGCGGCGGCGGTGATCACGACCCGTGACTGGTTTCTCCCCGAAGAGGAGATCAACCGTCTACTTGCCCCCTACATCGGGGGCGACGATCCGGTCTTTGGCTACCTTTGCACACGGCTGGAAATGAACGACCTCCTCGTCCCGGATTGCCAGGCCCGCGCAGCCCGGGCAATAGGCTCAGCCTGTCCCGGGCCGATCCTCATCGTCGGGCCAGGCGCAAGCATTGCGGCGCCGGAAGCGGACCTCCTCGTGTACGCCGACATGCCCAGGTGGGAGGGTCAGCTGCGCCAACGCAGAAATGAAGTATCCAATCTTGGACTACAGAACCACACCCAGAAGGCATCGTTGAAATACCGCCGCAGCTTCTTCGCCGACTGGCGCATCGCGGACAGGCTCAAGCGTCGGACCATGTCCGCGTGGAATTTCCTGCTCGACACGACACTGCCCGCCGAGCCGAAACTCTGCTCCGGCGCCGCGCACCTCGCCGCCTTGTGGCAGGCAACCCGGCAGCCCTTCCGCGTTGTCCCTTTCTTCGACCCGGGTCCATGGGGCGGGCAATGGATGAAGGAGGTATGCCAGCTCGATCCCAAGGCTCCAAACTACGCCTGGTGCTTCGACTGCGTGCCGGAGGAAAACTCGCTGCTCCTCGCATTCTCGCGGGGCCTTACGCTCGAGATCCCCTCGCTGAACCTTGTCTTCCGACACCCGCGCGAACTTCTCGGGGATCCAGTCCATGGCCGTTTTGGCGCCGAGTTCCCGATCCGTTTCGATTTCCTCGATACGATGGGCGGAGGAAATCTCTCCTTTCAGGTGCATCCAGATACTGAATACGCTCACGCGCATTTCGGTCTCCGGTACACGCAGGATGAGAGCTACTACATCCTGGACGCTGCCCCCGGAGCCGAGGTGTACCTCGGGCGAACGGACGGCTGCGAGCCGTCTGCGCTCCTGCGCTCGCTGGAGGATGCCCAGTCCGGCAAGGCGCCTTTTGATGATAAGCGTTTCGCCGCCCGCCACGCTGCTGCGAAGCATGACCACTTTCTCATTCCTGCGGGCACGCTCCATTGCTCCGGTGCGGGGAGCATGGTGCTGGAGATCAGCGCCACACCCTACATTTTCACGTTTAAACTGTGGGACTGGGGACGCCTCGGCTTGGATGGCAAGCCGCGCCCGATTCACCTCGACCACGGCAGGAACGTAATACGCTGGGAACGCGATGCAACGTACGCGCGCAATCACCTCATCAACCAGTTTGAAAACCTCCGCTCAGGATCGGGCTGGCGTGAAGAGCGAACCGGTCTCCATGAGGCTGAATTCATCGAGACACGAAGGCACTGGTTCACCGGGGTCACTCCCCATGACACGGGCGGTGTCGCGCATGGGAGCGTGAACGTCCTCAATCTTGTGGAAGGGGACGAGGCCGTTGTCGAAAGCCCAACTGGCGCCTTTGCTCCCTTCACGGTCCACTATGCGGAGACGTTTATTGTTCCCGCCGCCGTGGGGGAGTTTACGATTCGCCCATCGGTGGGCTCCCCTAGGGAATGTGCCACGATGAAAGCCTTCGTGAGACACAAAGCGTAA
- a CDS encoding BadF/BadG/BcrA/BcrD ATPase family protein — MDFFLGFDGGGSRTRAALCSRDGALQATAEAAGSNPHHAGWEGCARMLRSAFDQVITSVKAQGCGQVRICGAFFGLAGVSSPDERAQVAAIAHGWPELSNSSVGVDHDIRIAWAGALAGNPGVAIIAGTGSSAYGCNSAGESARCGGWGALLDDVGSGYWLAIEAIKAVTHGHDGRGEPTALREDVFGLLGVSQVESIPGAAHAPDMTRDRIATLAPAIFARAQGGDLIASQILERGARELARLAAALQARLFGGGAMEVALTGGLSGRKSYADLLRKALLEAAPSAQLVAPRHSSLAGAVILAALEAKHNLPPSVRFGF; from the coding sequence ATGGACTTCTTTCTTGGTTTTGACGGCGGCGGGTCCCGTACCCGCGCGGCGCTCTGCTCCAGGGACGGTGCACTCCAGGCCACGGCCGAGGCTGCGGGCAGCAACCCCCACCACGCAGGCTGGGAGGGATGCGCGCGAATGCTGCGCTCCGCCTTCGACCAAGTGATCACCTCAGTGAAGGCGCAGGGGTGCGGCCAAGTCCGAATCTGCGGGGCCTTCTTCGGATTGGCCGGTGTGAGCTCGCCAGACGAGCGCGCACAGGTGGCGGCCATCGCACACGGGTGGCCCGAACTTTCGAACTCGAGCGTGGGCGTGGATCACGACATCCGAATCGCCTGGGCGGGCGCCCTTGCCGGAAATCCAGGCGTCGCAATCATTGCCGGGACAGGATCATCTGCCTACGGCTGCAACAGTGCGGGAGAATCTGCACGGTGCGGGGGCTGGGGCGCCCTCCTCGATGATGTCGGCAGCGGGTACTGGCTCGCCATCGAGGCCATCAAGGCAGTGACCCACGGCCACGACGGCCGCGGCGAACCGACCGCTCTCCGTGAAGATGTCTTCGGGCTTCTTGGGGTGTCGCAGGTGGAATCTATCCCGGGTGCGGCCCACGCCCCAGACATGACCCGCGACCGAATCGCCACGCTTGCGCCGGCTATTTTTGCGCGGGCGCAGGGCGGTGACCTGATCGCTTCACAGATCCTGGAACGCGGCGCCAGGGAATTGGCGCGCCTCGCGGCCGCACTCCAAGCACGGCTCTTCGGCGGTGGTGCAATGGAGGTCGCTCTCACCGGGGGCCTTTCCGGCCGCAAGTCCTACGCCGATCTGCTCCGAAAGGCCCTTTTGGAGGCGGCACCCTCCGCCCAACTGGTTGCACCACGCCACAGCTCGCTCGCCGGAGCTGTTATTCTCGCTGCGCTCGAGGCCAAGCACAACCTGCCCCCTTCGGTGAGATTTGGATTCTAA
- a CDS encoding phosphomannose isomerase type II C-terminal cupin domain, with amino-acid sequence MSYVTKPIPETKPPVSFVTRPWGSFKQYAFNQECTVSLMTVLPGQRLSLQSHTGRAELWIVLDDDASIQVGDSVSTYRAGDEIWIPANERHRLACPAGAKPVRVLEVAFGNWQQADITRYEDDFARPAKGD; translated from the coding sequence ATGTCTTACGTCACAAAGCCAATTCCCGAAACCAAGCCACCGGTGTCCTTCGTGACCCGCCCCTGGGGCTCCTTCAAGCAATACGCATTCAACCAGGAATGCACGGTTTCCCTGATGACCGTGCTGCCGGGACAACGGCTTTCGCTCCAATCCCACACGGGGCGCGCCGAGCTTTGGATCGTGCTCGATGACGACGCCTCGATCCAGGTGGGTGACTCCGTCTCCACCTACCGAGCCGGTGATGAAATCTGGATTCCCGCGAATGAACGCCATCGTCTTGCCTGTCCGGCGGGCGCGAAACCAGTGAGGGTCCTTGAGGTCGCCTTCGGTAACTGGCAGCAGGCGGACATCACGCGGTACGAGGATGATTTTGCGCGTCCGGCGAAGGGAGACTGA
- a CDS encoding alpha/beta hydrolase-fold protein, which yields MRQPPAFVLLALLFVLPVHALDLGDGALLKERGVEGQVRVFQVGFPGAIGVRDVYVRVPEDYDVAPSRRYPVLYFHDGANLFAAGRAFGGAEWGLDEAMKALVANGRIRDFLVVGVDTSRDRLALLTPQKAREAIRDTEREKRLEEDAAHFGFRLRSATLLSDLYASFVALELKPAIDRAFRTLPDQPNTGIAGSSMGGLASLYAICEFPEVYGFAGCISTHWSIGDGLMLPYLEGGKRLPDPATHRIYFDFGTVGLDAAYEPYQRQVDKMMRERGFTEGANWVTRKYAGAEHSERAWRQRAPEILEYLLK from the coding sequence ATGCGCCAACCCCCCGCGTTTGTCCTCCTTGCCCTGCTTTTCGTCCTGCCCGTTCATGCCTTGGACCTCGGTGACGGCGCCTTGCTCAAAGAGCGCGGTGTGGAGGGACAGGTGAGAGTTTTTCAGGTCGGTTTTCCTGGGGCGATCGGCGTGCGGGACGTGTATGTCCGCGTTCCGGAAGATTATGATGTGGCCCCGTCGCGCCGGTACCCAGTGTTGTATTTTCACGACGGCGCGAACCTGTTTGCCGCAGGTCGCGCATTTGGCGGAGCGGAGTGGGGACTGGATGAAGCGATGAAGGCACTGGTCGCAAACGGCCGGATTCGCGACTTTCTTGTCGTGGGGGTAGATACCTCGCGGGATCGACTCGCCCTGCTGACGCCGCAGAAGGCGAGGGAGGCGATCCGAGACACGGAACGCGAAAAGCGCCTTGAAGAGGATGCAGCGCACTTCGGGTTTCGCCTGAGATCAGCCACGCTGTTAAGCGACCTGTACGCTAGTTTTGTGGCCCTGGAGCTGAAGCCCGCGATTGATCGGGCTTTTCGCACCCTTCCTGACCAGCCAAACACAGGGATCGCCGGTTCGTCCATGGGAGGCCTGGCAAGTCTCTACGCGATCTGTGAATTCCCGGAGGTGTATGGTTTTGCAGGCTGCATCTCCACCCACTGGTCAATTGGCGATGGCCTGATGCTGCCCTACCTGGAAGGTGGCAAACGATTGCCGGACCCGGCAACGCATCGGATCTATTTCGATTTCGGAACGGTCGGTCTCGACGCCGCTTACGAGCCCTACCAGCGGCAGGTGGACAAGATGATGCGCGAGAGGGGCTTCACTGAGGGTGCCAACTGGGTAACGCGCAAGTACGCCGGGGCGGAGCATTCCGAGCGCGCCTGGCGCCAACGGGCGCCGGAGATCCTCGAATATCTTCTTAAATAG
- a CDS encoding Na+/H+ antiporter subunit E: MRFIAWLVLALRFGAFYVFEVVRSNFKVARDVLHPRPVFRPGLVAVAVDHLTDRQRLVLAILLTMTPGTISVELNGDPARLLLHTLYVPEDPERLRASIRNDYESAIARLF; this comes from the coding sequence ATGAGGTTCATAGCCTGGCTGGTGCTTGCGTTGCGCTTCGGTGCGTTCTACGTATTCGAGGTGGTGCGTTCCAATTTCAAGGTGGCCCGCGACGTCCTGCACCCGCGCCCTGTTTTCCGTCCGGGTCTCGTCGCGGTGGCGGTGGACCACCTGACGGACCGGCAGCGACTCGTGCTGGCCATCCTGCTTACCATGACGCCGGGCACAATCAGCGTGGAACTGAATGGCGACCCGGCAAGGCTGCTGCTTCACACCCTTTATGTCCCGGAAGATCCGGAGCGTCTGAGGGCTTCCATTCGTAATGACTATGAATCCGCCATCGCCAGACTCTTTTGA
- the mnhG gene encoding monovalent cation/H(+) antiporter subunit G, protein MSWLASILLVAGAAFVLVAAVGVVRLPDVLFRMHAATKAGAFGVALMLAATVLLFPAFSTFGKAAMAVIFFYLTAPTACHLLSRAALRSERHLLRLDVDEDKS, encoded by the coding sequence ATGAGTTGGCTTGCTTCGATTCTGCTGGTTGCAGGGGCAGCGTTTGTCCTGGTCGCGGCGGTCGGCGTCGTTCGGTTGCCGGATGTGCTGTTCCGAATGCATGCCGCCACCAAGGCCGGCGCCTTTGGTGTCGCCCTGATGCTTGCCGCTACCGTCCTCCTGTTTCCGGCATTCTCCACCTTTGGCAAAGCCGCAATGGCCGTGATCTTCTTCTACCTCACGGCTCCGACCGCGTGCCATCTCTTGAGCCGTGCAGCGCTCCGTAGCGAGCGTCATCTGTTGCGCTTGGACGTGGACGAAGACAAGTCCTAG
- a CDS encoding glucose-6-phosphate isomerase family protein → MTSLPQVSQLLSRFDPLTGTIAGASRVERRLADLRGCFADTTAFEAAVAQGNPLVYSVAAVEPGSGEGDLHYGLGVLMPGRIGREYWMTKGHLHAWRPAAEFYIGLSGKGVMLLEDEAGGEARMVPLEPNSVVYVPGHVAHRTMNTGDSPLAYLGVYPARAGHDYAVIAERNFRHLVVEAAGRPVLERR, encoded by the coding sequence ATGACCTCGCTCCCGCAAGTCAGCCAATTGCTCAGTCGTTTTGACCCCCTCACCGGGACCATCGCAGGTGCATCCCGTGTCGAGCGCCGCCTTGCAGATCTCCGAGGCTGCTTCGCAGACACCACCGCATTTGAGGCCGCTGTCGCGCAAGGCAACCCCCTGGTGTACAGCGTAGCCGCTGTCGAACCCGGCTCCGGCGAAGGCGACCTCCACTACGGCCTCGGTGTGCTCATGCCAGGGAGGATAGGCCGGGAGTATTGGATGACAAAGGGTCATCTGCACGCGTGGCGTCCCGCCGCCGAGTTCTACATCGGGCTTTCCGGGAAGGGTGTGATGTTGCTCGAGGACGAAGCAGGGGGAGAGGCCCGGATGGTTCCGCTTGAGCCCAACTCTGTCGTCTATGTTCCCGGGCATGTCGCCCACCGGACCATGAACACGGGCGACAGTCCCCTCGCCTACCTCGGCGTGTACCCGGCGCGGGCGGGGCACGACTACGCCGTCATTGCGGAACGAAACTTCCGCCACTTGGTCGTCGAAGCTGCTGGCCGACCGGTCTTGGAGAGGCGCTAG
- a CDS encoding cellulase-like family protein, with translation MNTPASPVPVKKPAPLAISMWDFSWLERRWPGAGYEDWAVALDELAERGYNAVRIDAYPHLVGSDPEREWTLVPVWDQNDWGSPGVLEVRVQPLLNQFIAVCRERGIKVGLSSWFRDDLSHARLRLTTAEAMADAWARTLRTIAAAGLLDSVLYVDLCNEWPGTHWSPFFRNDPPECTWGWWHTETSMRWMKRSIELLRAEFPDLPLLYSFDGMDDDLYRNHDLSHTDLIEHHCWMAKENDGEFAKTIGYDYNGFSPKGYIAIAENASRVYRERASYWRNLLTTRIASLASASRDVGLPLGTTECWGIVDYKDWPRLDWGWVKELCELGTLTAVQTGRWAIVATSNFCGPQFRGMWRDVEWHRRLTTQIKAGAYPQGLRSDRLARRI, from the coding sequence ATGAACACCCCGGCCTCGCCTGTACCCGTCAAGAAACCTGCTCCCCTTGCCATTTCAATGTGGGACTTCTCCTGGCTTGAGCGCCGGTGGCCAGGTGCGGGCTACGAGGATTGGGCCGTCGCGTTGGATGAACTTGCAGAGCGCGGCTACAACGCGGTCCGCATCGACGCATACCCCCATCTGGTCGGCAGCGATCCGGAACGCGAGTGGACCCTGGTGCCCGTGTGGGACCAGAACGACTGGGGGAGCCCCGGAGTTCTCGAGGTGCGTGTTCAGCCCCTGTTGAACCAGTTCATTGCGGTCTGTCGCGAGCGCGGGATCAAAGTGGGCCTTTCGAGTTGGTTCCGAGATGACCTTTCGCATGCGCGGTTGAGACTTACGACGGCAGAGGCAATGGCCGATGCCTGGGCGCGCACGCTTCGAACCATCGCGGCAGCTGGCCTCCTTGATTCCGTCCTCTATGTGGACCTGTGCAACGAATGGCCGGGCACGCATTGGTCGCCGTTCTTCAGGAACGACCCGCCCGAGTGCACCTGGGGTTGGTGGCACACCGAGACATCCATGCGATGGATGAAGCGAAGCATCGAACTCCTGAGAGCCGAGTTCCCCGACCTGCCGCTGCTGTACTCCTTCGATGGGATGGATGACGACCTGTATCGCAATCACGACCTTTCCCACACCGATCTGATCGAACACCATTGCTGGATGGCGAAGGAGAACGACGGCGAGTTTGCGAAGACGATTGGGTATGACTACAACGGGTTCTCTCCAAAGGGGTACATCGCCATCGCCGAGAATGCGTCGCGCGTTTACCGGGAGCGCGCCAGCTACTGGCGCAACCTCCTCACCACGCGCATCGCGAGCCTGGCTTCCGCTTCGCGGGACGTGGGCCTTCCCCTGGGGACGACGGAGTGCTGGGGAATAGTGGATTACAAGGACTGGCCGCGTCTCGATTGGGGTTGGGTCAAGGAACTCTGTGAACTTGGCACCCTCACGGCGGTGCAGACAGGACGCTGGGCGATCGTGGCGACGAGCAACTTCTGCGGTCCCCAGTTCCGTGGGATGTGGCGGGACGTCGAGTGGCACCGGCGCCTGACGACGCAAATCAAAGCCGGGGCCTACCCTCAGGGACTGCGTTCGGATCGGCTCGCCCGCAGGATCTGA
- a CDS encoding GTP-binding protein codes for MSRILPVTLITGSLGAGKTTLLNRMVAGAPDLRTAIIENEFGDISVDDRFVIFTNEELVQAQTSSNLQTMRGDFVRGLLRLAQVAERFDRVIIECSGLADPAPIAQTFFTDDELRGTFRLESIVAVLDASQGTAGWKDSDVTVRQAAFADVILLNKTDLAAGADVDGLENHVRRTNRLARVYRTRHSNVHLGELVLSAGFSLTRAQELDPHFLQPEYPFRWAGVYPVGPEGAELWIEEGTLKETAVVVVPVRSTHGGTLADAKEAAALAFSDRGAPLTKDGGTIFPGASLHRLELTGRLNRFKIHTLTRGLHGIFLAHGPQHLRTTVHIDGIPAMPRWERTFHPRHSLPNAIESVGLRLAGTVDADRVRQWLQSLHDEMGDDLLRSKGVLTVQGTGQRLLVNGVKSVIEEYLDLAWKPTDVNANFIVLIGRNLDRTALMSGFRSCIAHEAVLEAQSA; via the coding sequence ATGTCGCGCATCCTCCCTGTCACCCTCATCACTGGTTCCCTTGGGGCCGGCAAGACCACGCTTTTGAATCGCATGGTAGCGGGCGCCCCCGACCTTCGCACCGCCATTATCGAGAATGAATTTGGCGACATCAGCGTGGATGACCGCTTTGTCATCTTCACCAACGAGGAACTGGTGCAGGCGCAGACCTCCAGCAACCTGCAGACCATGCGCGGGGATTTCGTGCGTGGACTCCTGCGACTGGCGCAGGTCGCCGAAAGATTCGATCGTGTCATCATCGAATGCTCCGGGCTCGCGGACCCGGCGCCAATCGCGCAGACGTTTTTCACCGATGATGAGCTCAGGGGCACATTCCGCCTGGAATCAATCGTGGCAGTGCTCGACGCCTCGCAGGGCACTGCAGGCTGGAAAGATTCGGATGTGACCGTGCGTCAGGCGGCGTTTGCCGACGTGATCCTTCTGAACAAGACAGACTTAGCGGCGGGCGCCGACGTGGACGGCTTGGAAAATCACGTGCGCCGCACCAACAGGCTTGCCAGGGTCTATCGCACCCGCCACAGCAACGTCCACCTCGGCGAACTTGTGCTCTCGGCCGGCTTCTCGCTCACCCGCGCGCAGGAGCTCGATCCTCATTTCCTGCAGCCCGAGTACCCGTTCCGCTGGGCGGGCGTTTATCCCGTGGGACCAGAAGGCGCCGAGCTCTGGATCGAGGAAGGGACGCTGAAGGAGACTGCTGTCGTGGTGGTTCCGGTGCGAAGCACCCATGGAGGCACGCTTGCAGATGCCAAGGAAGCCGCCGCGCTCGCGTTCTCCGACCGCGGCGCGCCGCTGACCAAGGATGGCGGAACCATTTTTCCGGGAGCATCCCTCCACCGCCTTGAGCTGACGGGCCGGTTGAACCGGTTTAAGATCCACACACTCACCCGCGGGCTTCACGGTATTTTTCTGGCACACGGTCCCCAGCATCTGAGGACGACAGTGCACATCGACGGAATCCCTGCCATGCCACGGTGGGAGCGTACTTTCCATCCGCGCCATTCACTGCCCAACGCCATCGAATCGGTGGGTCTGCGGCTCGCTGGTACAGTCGACGCTGACCGAGTCCGTCAGTGGCTACAATCGCTGCACGACGAAATGGGAGACGACCTCCTGCGCAGCAAGGGCGTCCTGACCGTGCAAGGCACAGGCCAGCGCCTGCTGGTGAACGGGGTCAAATCGGTGATCGAGGAATACCTCGACCTCGCTTGGAAACCCACCGATGTGAACGCGAATTTCATCGTACTCATCGGTCGCAATCTCGACCGCACCGCACTGATGAGCGGTTTTCGCTCCTGCATTGCCCACGAAGCAGTTCTCGAGGCTCAGTCCGCCTAG
- a CDS encoding DeoR/GlpR family DNA-binding transcription regulator — MSNIAPAPAHIREQTILSLLQETGTVRARELVGRFGVTAMTVWRDFRRLEEQGLVRSFHGGVTAVRLADHEVEFESKARVARRAKVAMAKHVAKKWIRNGMTIALEGGTTASMLIEFLPARGVSLVTNSLPVAARLRLSKPELPVWLPGGSLSPVSGNLCGPDAMRGVRRRRIDLAIISATGFTWERGLLDPNPLEIEVKRAMCESAATTLVLLDSGKFGRESAFPVIPLRRVSTLVSDRPVPGDFTELLERAGVPVEIARPS; from the coding sequence ATGTCTAACATCGCACCCGCGCCCGCCCATATTCGCGAGCAGACCATTCTCAGTCTGCTCCAGGAGACAGGTACGGTGCGTGCGCGGGAGTTGGTGGGTCGCTTTGGGGTGACCGCCATGACGGTGTGGCGCGACTTCCGTCGGCTTGAGGAGCAGGGCCTTGTGCGGAGCTTTCATGGCGGCGTCACGGCAGTCAGGTTGGCGGACCACGAGGTGGAGTTTGAGTCGAAGGCAAGGGTTGCCAGGCGCGCCAAGGTGGCCATGGCAAAGCATGTAGCGAAGAAGTGGATACGGAATGGGATGACCATCGCGCTGGAAGGCGGCACGACCGCCTCGATGCTCATCGAGTTTCTGCCCGCCCGGGGAGTTTCACTCGTGACCAACAGCCTGCCTGTTGCCGCGCGCCTGCGCCTGTCGAAGCCGGAGCTGCCTGTATGGTTGCCAGGCGGGTCGTTGAGTCCCGTATCCGGGAACCTTTGCGGACCCGATGCGATGCGGGGCGTCAGGCGCCGACGCATCGACCTGGCGATCATCAGCGCCACGGGCTTCACCTGGGAGCGCGGCCTCCTGGATCCCAACCCGCTCGAGATCGAGGTGAAGCGGGCCATGTGCGAAAGCGCCGCAACAACGCTGGTCCTGTTGGATTCAGGGAAATTTGGTCGCGAGTCCGCCTTTCCCGTGATTCCGCTTCGACGTGTCTCGACCCTCGTGAGCGACCGCCCGGTCCCGGGCGACTTCACCGAGTTGCTGGAGCGCGCGGGCGTTCCCGTAGAGATCGCGAGGCCTTCCTAA
- a CDS encoding AGE family epimerase/isomerase, whose amino-acid sequence MPLFPRLRAFVLLVFSVCSLPAVENLSPPPQANTVLERLAKVAEEDLRGNLLPYWLKHARNSENSGFFGFISGNNLPDSASERGALLTARILWTFSAAYRQSPKPEYLEMARYAYADLEAFFDREHGGLFWTLSASGKPKDTSKQVYVHTFGIYGLAEYYLATGDAGALEKAKALYRLIDTKAHDPINGGYFEVYSRDWKRGGFLSPRSVVGPNHPKSQNTNLHVLECLTNLLRAWPDEQLRSRLVEQIHIMQDKLVNPKTHHLYLYTDEKWTPVDDECSYGHDIEYSWLLCEAAEVAGGDALLEKVKPTAIAVAQATLNEGVDTDGGIWDTGTPAGVRNTRKDWWPQAEAVVGFLNAYQLSGDDQFLAAADKTCGFIEANVIDREGGEWFQVAHPDLAKRKRAPKVALWKCPYHNGRAWLEVLERTTQILRASRSERSP is encoded by the coding sequence ATGCCCTTGTTCCCCCGGCTCCGCGCATTCGTCCTGTTAGTCTTCTCTGTCTGTTCCCTTCCCGCCGTGGAAAACCTGTCTCCTCCCCCCCAGGCCAATACCGTCCTTGAACGATTGGCGAAGGTTGCCGAGGAGGATCTGAGAGGCAATCTCCTCCCCTACTGGCTCAAACACGCAAGGAACTCCGAGAACAGCGGGTTCTTCGGATTCATTTCGGGCAACAACCTGCCTGACTCCGCAAGCGAGCGAGGCGCACTTCTGACGGCACGGATCCTCTGGACCTTTTCGGCAGCTTACCGCCAGTCGCCCAAACCGGAATACCTCGAAATGGCACGGTACGCCTATGCCGACCTCGAGGCCTTTTTTGACCGGGAGCACGGCGGTCTCTTCTGGACACTCTCCGCAAGCGGTAAGCCGAAGGATACCAGCAAGCAGGTCTATGTGCACACGTTTGGAATCTACGGCCTCGCTGAATACTACCTGGCCACAGGCGACGCAGGTGCTTTGGAAAAAGCGAAGGCACTCTACCGGCTCATCGACACCAAGGCTCATGACCCGATAAACGGCGGTTACTTCGAGGTCTATTCCCGCGACTGGAAACGCGGCGGTTTCCTGTCGCCACGCTCCGTGGTCGGACCCAACCACCCCAAGTCACAAAACACCAACCTTCATGTGCTCGAGTGCCTGACGAATCTGCTCCGGGCCTGGCCGGACGAACAGCTTCGCTCCCGTCTCGTGGAACAGATCCACATCATGCAGGACAAGCTCGTGAACCCAAAGACGCATCACCTCTATCTCTACACCGACGAGAAATGGACTCCGGTGGATGACGAATGCTCCTACGGCCATGATATCGAGTATTCCTGGCTGCTTTGCGAGGCGGCGGAAGTCGCGGGCGGCGATGCGCTACTTGAGAAAGTGAAGCCGACCGCGATTGCCGTGGCACAGGCCACGCTCAACGAAGGCGTGGATACCGACGGGGGAATCTGGGACACCGGCACCCCGGCTGGCGTCCGCAACACCCGAAAAGATTGGTGGCCGCAGGCGGAAGCCGTGGTGGGTTTCCTCAACGCGTATCAACTTTCCGGAGACGATCAATTCCTTGCCGCTGCGGACAAGACATGCGGATTCATCGAGGCAAACGTGATCGATCGCGAAGGAGGGGAATGGTTTCAGGTCGCGCATCCCGACTTGGCGAAGCGCAAACGCGCGCCAAAGGTCGCCCTCTGGAAATGCCCCTACCACAACGGCCGCGCGTGGCTGGAAGTTCTTGAGCGGACCACTCAGATCCTGCGGGCGAGCCGATCCGAACGCAGTCCCTGA